The Microbulbifer sp. TB1203 nucleotide sequence CAATACCGATTACCGGGCGTTCACTGAAATCGCCGTACCACTCCCGGTAGGCCGCGACGTCGGTAAATACCAGGCCTTCGTAATCCGGGTGGTAAAAGCCCTGCTCGGGATAGTGGATGGGATCGGGAGCCGGCTTGTCGTGCCGGCCCCATAGCGGGCCGGTCAGGTACTGGAACAGGGCTTCCATATTGGCCTTGCCGCCCTCCGACAGATAGCTGGCGATCGGGCGCGCCTTTTCGACCGGTATGCGCTCTGTTTCCAACTGGTCGCGGTGTATCACGACCAGAGGTGTGTTGCCGGCTTCCAGTTCCCTGCGCAGTGCCGTCAGCCGCTCACTGGGCGCCAAGTCGTGGCTGGGAGCAAAAATTACTGCCAGTCTGGCTTTGGTGGGCATGTCCCGGAGATCGTCGACATGGGCGGTCGATACCGCGACCCTTTGTGTCGCGCCGAGCTGCCGCAACGTGGCGAGCATGCCGGGCGTCACGGTTTCATTGGCCAGCAGCATCAGGTCTGTAGCGAATGGCGCTTGGCTAGGGGGCTGGGCGGCCCTGCTACCGATGGCTTTTTGCGGGCACGGGCTAGGCGCCCCCCCTAAATCCATCCCTGGAGGCTTGTCCGCGAGGTCCCTCTCGCAGACAGTCCCGCAAAAAGCCATCGGCATCAGGGCCTTCGCTTCACGGTCATTCGTTGACTTAATACTATCGTGATCTGTAGTTGTCTCGCCATCTGCCCAGGCAAGAGAAGCGATGCCCAGGCTGAGCACAAGGACCAGCAGCCGGAGGGGAGTTATTGCGATCATCGCTTAAAACTCCCAGTCCACGGCCAGGTAATAGTAGCGACCGCGAATTTCGTTGGTGTAATTTTCGTCGATGTCAGCCAGGCGCTGGCCGGTGATGTTGTCAATTCCTGTCCGGGCTCGCAGACTCTGGGTGACCTGTTGGCTCAGCCCCAGATGGAACAGGGTATAGTCCCGGGTCCACTCGCTGCCGCGCAGTTGCGCGCCGGTATATTCGCTGCGTAAATTCAACTCGCCGTCCTGCCAGGGTGAAACGATCACCGATAGATTCAGGCGTTCGCGCGGCCGTTTTTCAAGCGCTTCACCGGTCTGCTCGTTCTCGGTATCCAGGTAGGTGTAGTTAGCGTGGAGGCTGGCTGCGGGAGTGAGCTGTTGCCTGTAAGCCAGCTCCACTCCGCGAGTGGTCGCGGCATCCACATTGGTGTAGATACGCACCTCGTTTTCACCCGCCGGCGGATTGCCGGGTGGGCAATTTTCAATGCAGTGCAGATCGATCAGGTCGGTGATGTCATTGTGGAACAGGGTAATGGATGCCTGGGTCTGCTCGGTTTCGTGCTCGAGGGAGACGCTGAAACTTTCGCTGCGCTCCGGTTCCAGGTCGGGGTTGCCGAGGATACGCAGCGGAATGGTGGTGAAGGTGAAATCGTAGTCCGCCGCGGAGCGGCGCAGATCGGGGGCGGAAAAGCCACGTCCGTAATCCGCTTTGAGTCGGGTGTTGTCAGTAACGGCGTACACCACACCTGCCCGCGGACTGATTTCCCCGGAGTACTGGGTGTGGTCGTCGAAACGGCTGCCGAGGGTGAATATCAACCTTTCGTCGAGCGCGGTGCTGCGATTCTGCACCAGGATGCCCCGGTGTTCGACGGTATCGTCGTGCTCCCGCACGTCGTTGGTTTCACGCCAGAAATGCTCCTCGCGGTAATCGGCGCCCAGGGTGAAGGTCTGGCCGTCCGCCCATTGCCACGAACCGCTCAGGTCGACGATATCGTCCGTGTGCCTTTCATCTCTGTTCAGGTGGATGGACTCGCTTTTACTGTGCGAGCGGTAGACGTCGAGCCGGCTGCGCCAGTGATCGCCGGTATAGTCGTAACGGATTCCGGTGCTGTAGCGAAAAATATCCACTGCCCGGGTGGCGCGGACTCCCTGCCGCGCGCGTCGCTGGTCGTCGCTGCCGGTAAAAAACAGCTCCAGTTCATGGCCCTCCGCCGGATGATAAAACAGGCTGCCGAGGGTGTTGAGGGACTCCCGCCCCTCGATTTCGTCGACCCCGGCACGGCCCGGGTTGGGCACGCCATCCCGGTCTGTTGCGTCGACGCTCACCAGGGCGCCGACATTTCCGGTCAGGGGACCGGCGCTATAAAGCGACAGGCCCTGTTCCCTGGCCCCATTGCGGTTATCCACCAGCCCGGTGCGGCCCTGGACCCGTCCGGTCCAGGTCTCCGAGAGCGGGCGCAATATCGCATTGACCACTCCGCCCAGCGCGTCGGCGCCGTAGAGAGAGGAAGTGGGGCCGCGAACGACCTCCACCCGTTCGATGGCCGCTGTGGGAATCTGTGTCATGCGGAAATCACTGTGACCCTGCAAAACGTCCGTGTTGTTGATCCGGCGGCCGTTGATCAGAATCAGGGTCTGGGAGGGCTCAAAGCCGCGGATGCGAATCTGGCTGCGGCCGTCCATTTCATTGTCCAGCGCGATACCCGGTACGTCCTGGATCATTTCCGCGAGGGTGTTCGCCATTTTGCGCTCGATGTCGCTCCGGCTTACCTCGGAGTAGCCGGTGGGGGCGTTCTTTGTCTGAATCTCCGTTCGGGTAGCGGTAACCACCACATTTTCCATGCGATTGGAGGTGTCCTGGACGCTGGCCGATGCCGGCGGTGCCGCATGGAGGGTGGCCAGTATGCCTGCCAGCAACACCTGTTTTTGACTGTCGTTCATAGACTCCGCTCCGGGCCTGGGCTAAAAAAGAGATGATATAACGTATCAATATGGCGTATCAATATGCGAATCAAACAGCCTCGCTGCGCGAGGCGGGGTCAATCCACAGGTTGGAGGTGCTCAGTGGGGTGGGTGGGGTGGAGGATCAGACAAATGGTGGCGGAAGCTAAAGGGGCTTTCTCAACATTTCAATATGTGGAATCCCGTCCTCCTCGTAGGGCTCGGAAACCTTTTCAAATCCAAACTCGCTATAGAAGCGCTGCAGGTGCTGCTGTGCGGAGATGCGAATCGGCCTGTCGGGATACTCCCGCCCGGTACATTCGATTGCCCGCCGCATCAATTCCCTGCCCAGGCCGGTCCCCCGGTGGGAAGCCCGGGTGAGCACCCGGCCGATCGAGGGTTCGGGGTATTTTTTTTCGGGGAAGACCACCCGCAGGTAGGCGGCCAGCTCCTGTCCCTGCGGAGCTGAACACCAGCCCATCAGGTGCCAGGAATACTGGTCGAGACAGTCCGCGTC carries:
- a CDS encoding TonB-dependent receptor domain-containing protein, producing the protein MNDSQKQVLLAGILATLHAAPPASASVQDTSNRMENVVVTATRTEIQTKNAPTGYSEVSRSDIERKMANTLAEMIQDVPGIALDNEMDGRSQIRIRGFEPSQTLILINGRRINNTDVLQGHSDFRMTQIPTAAIERVEVVRGPTSSLYGADALGGVVNAILRPLSETWTGRVQGRTGLVDNRNGAREQGLSLYSAGPLTGNVGALVSVDATDRDGVPNPGRAGVDEIEGRESLNTLGSLFYHPAEGHELELFFTGSDDQRRARQGVRATRAVDIFRYSTGIRYDYTGDHWRSRLDVYRSHSKSESIHLNRDERHTDDIVDLSGSWQWADGQTFTLGADYREEHFWRETNDVREHDDTVEHRGILVQNRSTALDERLIFTLGSRFDDHTQYSGEISPRAGVVYAVTDNTRLKADYGRGFSAPDLRRSAADYDFTFTTIPLRILGNPDLEPERSESFSVSLEHETEQTQASITLFHNDITDLIDLHCIENCPPGNPPAGENEVRIYTNVDAATTRGVELAYRQQLTPAASLHANYTYLDTENEQTGEALEKRPRERLNLSVIVSPWQDGELNLRSEYTGAQLRGSEWTRDYTLFHLGLSQQVTQSLRARTGIDNITGQRLADIDENYTNEIRGRYYYLAVDWEF
- a CDS encoding GNAT family N-acetyltransferase, with amino-acid sequence MIHWQWRSFEQLSLQQLYQILRARQEVFTVEQDCAYQDADCLDQYSWHLMGWCSAPQGQELAAYLRVVFPEKKYPEPSIGRVLTRASHRGTGLGRELMRRAIECTGREYPDRPIRISAQQHLQRFYSEFGFEKVSEPYEEDGIPHIEMLRKPL